Below is a window of Oceaniferula flava DNA.
CGGATTTGAAAAATACGCCAAGAGCGCTATCAAGTCCGCAGCCACTCCGAAGTTGAACTATCAGCTCGGCGCCACCCAGTGGTTGCTTAGCAAGCTGGCCGAAACCAAGCCTGATGCGCTGGTAAATATCGTTCGCACACCATTGCCGATTGAAACCGGTAAGCCGGCCGCCGCTCCCGCACCACGAGGTCGAAATAATCGCGCCGGTCGTGCCAATGCCAACCGCAAGGGGGCACAAGGTGCCGCTCCAGATGGCCCTTACCAGCTGATGCCGATGGAACTCACTTTCACAGCTGATGAAGCTGCTGTTCGTGATTTTCTCAAGGAAATGGTAGGTTCTGATAAGTATTTCTTCGCCATCCGCAGCTTGCGTGTGCGCAATGAAAAGCAGACTGCCCCATCCGAGGCTGACGCGAATTTTCCAGCCCCAGCTGCAGCACCTGCTGCGGGTGATCCATTTGCCGGTTTCCCTGGTCTTGGTGACTCGGCGAACACCGGTGAAGGTGATGTCGCGGCTGGCGCTGATGATGCCGGCGCTGCACCAGCACCTGCTGCCAACAGTGGAGAGCAGATCCTGAAGCAGGTCTTGGGTGATGAAAGCCTTAACGTGCACATCGTTTTCGATATCGTGCTGCTGAAGCCCGTCAGTGAGCAAGCAGCTGAAACCGCAGCCAACTAATCAATCATCACCGATTATTTAGTCTAAACACCTTATACTATCACATTACCTATGTCCTGGATTTCAGAAAATTACGAAAAGGCTGCCATCGGCGGAGCGGCAGTTGTCGCCCTTGCTTTCGGTGCCGTCATTCTTAAAAACAAAGGAGCAATTGATGAAGCAATTGTTCTTCCATCCGTAACGCCCAATAACGATGTGTCCGTTCCGGGCTCACTCGCTATCGAGCATGCACAGAGATCGCTCTCCGAGGTTCATGAGATTGCCGTTGGTGATCTCGATGGCCGCAAGGTCGATCTGTTCACCGGCGTGCCGCTTTTCTCCAAGAAAGACGACCCCAAGAACCCCGTCGATCTGTTGAAGAGTTCGCCCGTGCATGCAGGCATTCCCAATACCTGGTGGATCGAGGAAAATATCGATCCTGGTTACGCAGACTCTCCTGAGCGCGATCCTGATGAGGACGGTTTCACCAACCGCGAGGAATACACGGCCGAGACTGACCCGAACGATCCAGCCAAGCATCCCAACCCCATCGCCAAGCTGAATGCTGTGGGAATCGAAACCACCGAAGTTCACCTGAAAGCCAGCGATTTTGGTGGTGGTCAGTTCACCTTCAAGTTGCAAACCAAGCTTGAGCGTCGTGTAAACAAGATGCCAGCCGAGCCCATCAAAGAGGGAACGGATATCGTCTTCGAAAAAGAACTGATGAAGAACCGGTTCAAGTTCGTTCGTCTCGAGAAGAAGCAAGTCAAGAAAGGTGGGATCACTACCGAAGAACGCTTCTGGATCATCGAGGATAAGCAGTCTAACAAAAAGGGCGTCACCTATGAGATCGATCGTCAAGGTAACCCTGGCATTTTCGACAGCACAGTCGAGTTCCAACTCAATGCTCTTGGCCAAGAAGGTGAGACATTCAAAGTGCCTGAAATGACCCGCTTCTCGCTGCCATTCGATGCCAACGCCACAGAAAAACCTTATCTGTTGAAGAGTGTCGATCGCATCAATAACAAGGTCGAAATCGAATATACCGACAAAGAGGGGAACACCAAAACACAGGTCCTCGACATCAAAAAATAACCCATTAACCAACAACTTGATCACTCGTGAGTATTGACGAACGAGATGGATTGAAAATAATCAAAAAATACGCTTCACAAACCTAGGTCAAGAAGTCAGAAACTATACACATCTATTATGGAAACCACACCTACGCACCAACCTACACACACTACTCTCCTCGCGGGGAATAGTGATCGTGGCCACTCCGTGCTTCGGCACGTGAGCCGTAAGGCGGCGATCCTGATGGCCGTTGCTGCCGCTATGCCTGTTGCTATTGAAGTAGCACATGCACAGTCCAGCATCGCCTCCGGTGAAATCGCACGTCGCTCGCAGCTCGTTGTCGAGGCTGATAAAGCGCTCCTTTTGGGACGCAAAGCCTACGCAGAAAACGACTATGAGGAAGCTGTTAAACAGTATCAACAAGCTGTTAGCTTGCTGCCTCCTGGTCCAGCACTTGCTGACCGCCGCCACTCCTACACCGGTCACTTGGGCGATGCTACTGTAGCACTTGCTCAGAAATACCGCCGCGTGGGTAAATACAACGAGGCTCGCACCATGCTTGAAGGTGTCCTCGCCAAGGATCCTGCGAACTTCGCTGCCAAGAAGCAGCTGGAGTATCTTGACGATCCTATCCGCACCAACCCAGCTCTTGACTACCAGCACACGCAAAACGTCGATCGCGTGCGCAAGGCTCTCTACATGGGTGAAGGATACTTCAACCTCGGCAACTTCGATGCTGCAGAAAACGAATTCAAAAAGGTTCTGCAAGTTGACAAATACAACACAGCCGCACGTCGCTGGCTTGAGAAGATTGCTTCTAAAAAGTCTGACTACTATCGCTCAGCTTACGACCACACCCGCGCTCAGTTGCTTTCCGAAGTGGACCGCGCTTGGGAAATGGCCGTTCCTCCAGAGCTTCCTACTGCTCGTCCTGATGAAACACCAGAGGGCCCTGCTTACGGAGTTCAGTATATCAAGCAAAAGCTCAACAACATCATCATTCCCGTTGTCGATTTTGATAACACCACTGTTGAAGAAGCATTGGATTTCCTTCGCCTCCGTGCTCGTGAGCTCGATCCAGAGCCCGATGAAGGACGAAAAGGAATCAACTTCATCGTTCGCAAGCCTCGCACCGATGGTGCAGCTGCTGGCGGAGAAGCTGACCTCGCTGCTGACGCAGGAGCCGCTGCTCCTAACCCAGCCAACCTGCGCATCAAAGAGCTGAAGCTTCGCCAAGTTCCACTCGGCACCGTGCTTCAGTATATCTGTGACGCAACTCGCCTTCGCTACAAGCTGGACGAACACTCCGTTGTGCTTCTTCCTCTTGACGCACTTGAGGTTTCCGATCTCTACACCCGTTCATTCACTGTTCCACCAGATTTCATCTCCAAACTTTCTGGTGCTGAAGGTGGCGGCGACGGTGGAGCTGATCCCGATCCATTCGGTGGCGGAGCTGACACAGGTGGCGGCGATGCTCTCAAAGCACGTGCCGGCGCCAAGGAGCTTCTCCTTCGTAACGGTGTGAGCTTCCCGGACAATGCCTTTGCGAACCACATCGCAGCGACATCCACTCTGCTGGTTCACAACACCCTGGGTAACCTCGACATCATCGAGCAGATCATCAACAACATGCGTCAAGGCGGTCCTCGTCAGGTGCGCATCATGACCAAGTTCATCGAAGTCTCCCAAGAGAACAGTGATGAACTCGGATTTGATTGGATTCTCAACCCTGTCAGCCTCAACGGTAGCAGCAGCTTCCTGAGTGGTGGTAGCACCGGCAACGGTTCAGCGCGTTCCATCGCAGACTTGGGTGATCCTTCGATCCTCGGCACTGGCGCAACTTCCGTTTCCAATATCGCCACCTCCGGTCTTCGTAGTGGTGATTACGCAACAACTCGTAACAGCATCGACTCGATTCTGAACAACCCTGACCGCACAGCTCAGACAAGCAGTGTGGCTCCTGGTATCCTTTCCTTCACTGGTCTGTTCACAGACGGTGAGGTGCAAATGATCATGCGCGGATTGGCTCAGAAGAAGGGCACTGATGTGATGACCGCTCCAAGTGTTCTCGCCCGTAGTGGTGAGAAAGCGACTATTGAGGTCATTCGCGAGTTTATCTACCCAACTGAGTATGAACCACCAGAACTTCCTAACTCCGTGGGGGTGGGCACTGGCGATTCTGACACTGGCACCAGTGCAGCAATCTTCCCAGTGACTCCAGCAACGCCTACTGCGTTCGAAACACGGAACACAGGTGTAACTCTTGAAATCGAGCCAACCATCGGTGAAAACAACTACACCATCGACCTCCGCTTTGCTCCTGAGCTGGTTGAGTTCGAAGGCTTCATCAACTACGGTAGCCCAATTCAGAGCCCATCCACAGATGCTCTCGGTAACCCGATCTCAATCACCATCACAGAAAACCGCATCGAGATGCCAGTCTTCTCAACCCGCCGCGTGACAACTGCGCTGACCATCTATGATGGTTACACCGTTGCCGTTGGTGGTCTGATGAGTGAAGATGTGCAAAACGTGCAGGACAAGGTGCCAATACTTGGTGACCTTCCAATCATCGGACGCCTCTTCCAGAGCAAGTCCGAAAGCCGCATCAAGAGTAACCTGATCATCTTCGTGACTGCTCAGATTATCGATGCTGCTGGTTCTCCGATCAACAACACTGCTGCACCATCTGCAGCTGGCACCGGAGGAGCTGCTGGAGCACCAGCTGATGGCCCAGGTCTTCTGCCTACGCCTTAAGTTGGAACACTAGCAACCAATCATTCAACCCTGACCGTGGTGACGCGGTCAGGGCTTTTGTTTTTTTGTGTATGTGGTTTTCGAATCGGCACGGTGCCGGTTTCTTCTCGGCTTGCCCCTTGGCGCTTGCTTGGCTAGGTTTTTTCATCAGTCGCAGGTGGCTGTTGAATTTTATGACGAACTCGCAATTAACGATCCTTGGGCTCAGTGGGGGAATTGCCACAGGGAAGTCGACCTGTGCCAAGGTTCTATTGGATCTTTTGCCAGAGACCGTCCTTTTTGATGCCGATGCCTGTGTTCGCGATCTCTATCAGCGTGATACTGTGCTTCGGGCTTTAGCCGCTCACTTTGGTGACGGCCTATTTAGCGATGGTGGAGAAATCAACAAAGGGCTGTTGCGTGAGCGGGCGTTTTCAAATCCAGCCGACAAGCAATTTCTGGAAGATCTCTTTCATCCCTTGGTGCGTCAGGAATGTCTTGCATTGCTGGCTCAAACGGTTAAAAACAGTCAGTCTCGCCTGTTCGTTGCGGATGTCCCTCTCCTGTTTGAGAACGGATTTGATTTTGGTCAGTCGACCAATTTGCTGGTAGCTACCAGTAGAAATACTCAAGTCAATCGACTGAGGCAACGGAACAATTGGGATGCCAACACGGTGCAATCTGTGCTCTCATCGCAGATGCCTATCGAGTCCAAGTTTGCCTTGGCCGATGTGGTGATCTGGAATGAGGGGCCGGTTAAAACACTGCGCAGCCAATGCCGCCGTTACCTCAATTCCCTCAATTTGAATCTTTAAGGTTCATTATTGAGCCAGCCATCCGGCGCGTCGAACCATAGCTCATACCAAGCCGGAGATTTCATCCCGATTCGTGCCCTTTGCCACCTACACTTTTCCCAACCATTTCCCCATGACCGACAAGCCAGAAACCAACGAAGACGCCAAAGAGGCTGCATCCGATGATATCGATCAATCGGCTGCCCAATCAGCTCCAGCCTCGGCTTCCGACCAGACTGCTGAAAAACCAGATTCAGAAACTCAGGAAGAGGCAAAACCCTTAATGCCTGATTTGCCAAAATCGATCAATATTAACGAGTTTCGTGAGAAGCCCTTGTCGGAGATCTATAGCCTGTTAGAAGCTCTGCCAGTGAAGATCCCAGCCAAGGCCTCCAAGAGTCAACTGATTTTCGAATTGGTTGCTTTTTATGGACGTGAAGGAGTCGAGCTCGAGGGCGAGGGGATTCTAGAGCAGGCGAAGGATAATTACGCTATGCTGCGTGATCCGGTTAAAAGTTTCAAGACGTCACCCGACGATCTCTACATCAATGGTAACCTGATCCGCGAACATGGATTGTTAGTGGGCCAGAAAATTAAAGTGCGTTTACGTGGGCCTAAAGGGCGGGATAAATACATTTCAGCCAGTGAGGTAGTGGAAATTGAAGGGATGCCAACGGATGAATATAAAAAGCCAAAAAGCTTCGATCATCTTACCGCGATGTTCCCTGACCGTCGAATTATTCTTGAGAACGTAGAGACCGGTATGACCCCTCGCGTGCTCGATCTTGTGGCACCTCTGGGTAAAGGACAGCGTGGATTGATTGTTGCTCCGCCACGTGGAGGTAAGACGATTGTGCTGAAGCAAATTGCCAAATCCATTCAGCTCAATCACCCGGAAGTGGAATTGATTATCCTGCTGCTCGATGAGCGGCCAGAAGAGGTCACTGATTTTGAGGAAACCGTGGATGCTGAGGTGTTTAGCTCAACCTTTGATGAGCCTTCGAAACGTCACGCACAGGTTTCGGATCTGGTCATGGAGCGTGCCAAGCGATTGGTCGAGCTCGGTAAGGATGTGGTTCTTCTGTTAGATAGTTTGACGCGACTTGCCAGGGGGCATAACAACACTCAGCGTAATGGTCCGATTGGTTCCGGTGGCTTGAGTCCTGCCGCCCTTCAGCAAAGCCGTAAATTCTTTGGCGCTGCGAGGAACTGTGAGGAAGGTGGGAGCTTGACAATTTTGGCCACAGCTCTGATTGAAACTGAATCCAAGATGGATGAGGTGATCTTCGAGGAGTTCAAGGGCACCGGCAACATGGAGGTGCGTTTGGATCGCGAGCTTGCGGAGCAGCGGATCTACCCGGCGATCCATATCCCACAGAGTGGCACTCGAAATGACGACCGACTCTATCACCCTGATGAAATGGCTAAGGTGCTCGAGATTCGCCGCCAGTTGGCCTCTCTTCCGGTTGGCGAAGCCATCGAAACACTACTTAAAAACCTGAGAAGAACGGGGACTAATGCGGAGCTGCTGCTCAGTGGATTGACCATCGGTCGCTAAGGGGCGGCCGTGTTTCATGCGCAGAAACCGAAGTGTGTGCTGGGGTTAGTGACTAAGTTTGAGATTGTCTCTTGACCGATGCGGCGGATGATGTTTTTTCAAAGACGCAAGCAACTGGTGCCCCCCAGTATTGTTTCATGTAAGTGCAAATGCACAAATCCATATTACGACTTAATAATGAATAACTTATATACAAGAGGACGATATTCCGCTCAGGTGCTCGCTACAGGCGCTATTCTTCTTGCCTCTGGATTAGTTTGCCAGACAGCAAATGCAGCTCTTCTCATTACCTTTTACCAAGACGGTTCTGATGTGAAGGCCGTGACCAGTGGTGAACTCAGCGTTGGCACAGGCACTTTGCAAGTAGCCGATTCTTCAGCACTGCTAGACGGCTCGTCCACCAGTCTGCAAGGGGTGCATGCCAGGTCGGATCAGTCGACCTATGATATCTACAGCGGTGGTTCTTCAACTGATTCCGATCTGATCGCTAGCCCTGATTACTTCACCGGAGATACTTTTGGTTACACAGGAACACAGGTGATTGCGAATGATGATATCGAGTCTTTCGATGGCTTGGATGACGACAATCAAATCGTCAACGTTCTGAACCCCAGCACGACTTGGGTTTGGGAAAATACGACTCTGTCTGACATCGGTCTCGGTGGGCTCTCAACCACTTCTGAGGTGGTCTACACTTCGTCCGCAGGGGATACCATTTCCTTCGCTAGCACGACCAGTGTTCCTGAGCCCAGCAGCATTCTGATGCTTGCTCTTGGTGCCGTTGGCTTTACGCTTCGCCGCCGCCGCTAGGCGACGTCGCCGTTGCCTGCATTTGCTGCGACGGTCAATTTTACTTTCCAAGGTGATGGGTTTACGCCCATCACCTTTTTTGTTTTTGGATATTTCGCTTTTTTCCCAGCCTTATTCAGCGCATGTTCTCTGTGAATGATCAGTAACAAAGAGGATCTCAGCGCTTTTCTCACTGGGCGCCCAGAACAAGAGGTGAGGGTCTGTGCGGTCGATACAGAGGCCGATAGTTTGCACCGCTACAGTGAAAGTTTGTGCTTGGTGCAGTTTAGCGATGGCGTGGATCACGTGTTGATCGACCCCTTGGCGATCGATGACTTGTCAGACCTGAAGACCTACTTGGAGACGGCAACGTGTTGGATGCACGGTGCGGATTACGATATGCACATGCTCAAGCAAAACTTGGGGATGATTCCGCCGGTGGTGTATGATACCCAGATCGGAGCACGCTTACTGGGTGTGCGAAAGTTTGGTTACGGAAATCTCGTCGAGCATTACATGGGCGTGGAGTTGGAAAAGACGTCGCAGAAGGCGGATTGGGCTAAGCGTCCATTAACTCCTGTGATGGAGGAGTATGCTCTGAATGACGTCGTTTATCTGCTGCCGATGGCTGAGATGATCGTCTCTCAGCTGAAAGAAAAAGGTCGCTATGAATGGTTTACCGAAAGCTGTGTGGCGGCGCGCGACAAGGCTCTTGAGAGGAAGGCTGAGAAGACCGACCGCTGGAGGATCAAGGGTAGTGGGAAGTTGGACCCCAAGGGCTTAACTTTCCTTCGTGCTCTGTGGAACTGGCGTGATTCCGAGGCAGAAAGCTGGGATCGTCCACCATTCATGGTCGCTGGAAATAAGCAACTGCTCGATTGGGTGGCCGACCTTTCAGAGGGGCGTAGTCCTAAGATGCCACGACACTACCGCTCCAGCCGGGTGAAGGCATTCCATGCTGCCGTGGCCAAGGCCAAGGAGGTTCCTGCTGAGGAAATGCCGCAAAAGATTCGCGGCAAGAGACGTCGCAAAGATCCTGATTTTGATAGTAAATTGGATGCTTTGATGGCCAAGCGTGACCGTATTGCTGAAGAGCTCGATATCGATAGCTCGTTGATCGCTGCTCGGGCTGCGTTAGAGGCGCTCGCTGGCGAACATGAAGGTGCAGCTGAGCAATTACTTCCATGGCAGCGGAATCTGCTTGGCATTTGACGGGCCTCAGGCTTGCATGACTGCGATCGCTTTTTTCCTATCATGTCACTCCCTCAAGTTAGATCGGTCTCGCAGTCGGCCGAGCGGAAATTACTCAGGTTCGGTTGCCCC
It encodes the following:
- the coaE gene encoding dephospho-CoA kinase (Dephospho-CoA kinase (CoaE) performs the final step in coenzyme A biosynthesis.), yielding MTNSQLTILGLSGGIATGKSTCAKVLLDLLPETVLFDADACVRDLYQRDTVLRALAAHFGDGLFSDGGEINKGLLRERAFSNPADKQFLEDLFHPLVRQECLALLAQTVKNSQSRLFVADVPLLFENGFDFGQSTNLLVATSRNTQVNRLRQRNNWDANTVQSVLSSQMPIESKFALADVVIWNEGPVKTLRSQCRRYLNSLNLNL
- a CDS encoding ribonuclease D; the encoded protein is MISNKEDLSAFLTGRPEQEVRVCAVDTEADSLHRYSESLCLVQFSDGVDHVLIDPLAIDDLSDLKTYLETATCWMHGADYDMHMLKQNLGMIPPVVYDTQIGARLLGVRKFGYGNLVEHYMGVELEKTSQKADWAKRPLTPVMEEYALNDVVYLLPMAEMIVSQLKEKGRYEWFTESCVAARDKALERKAEKTDRWRIKGSGKLDPKGLTFLRALWNWRDSEAESWDRPPFMVAGNKQLLDWVADLSEGRSPKMPRHYRSSRVKAFHAAVAKAKEVPAEEMPQKIRGKRRRKDPDFDSKLDALMAKRDRIAEELDIDSSLIAARAALEALAGEHEGAAEQLLPWQRNLLGI
- the rho gene encoding transcription termination factor Rho produces the protein MTDKPETNEDAKEAASDDIDQSAAQSAPASASDQTAEKPDSETQEEAKPLMPDLPKSININEFREKPLSEIYSLLEALPVKIPAKASKSQLIFELVAFYGREGVELEGEGILEQAKDNYAMLRDPVKSFKTSPDDLYINGNLIREHGLLVGQKIKVRLRGPKGRDKYISASEVVEIEGMPTDEYKKPKSFDHLTAMFPDRRIILENVETGMTPRVLDLVAPLGKGQRGLIVAPPRGGKTIVLKQIAKSIQLNHPEVELIILLLDERPEEVTDFEETVDAEVFSSTFDEPSKRHAQVSDLVMERAKRLVELGKDVVLLLDSLTRLARGHNNTQRNGPIGSGGLSPAALQQSRKFFGAARNCEEGGSLTILATALIETESKMDEVIFEEFKGTGNMEVRLDRELAEQRIYPAIHIPQSGTRNDDRLYHPDEMAKVLEIRRQLASLPVGEAIETLLKNLRRTGTNAELLLSGLTIGR
- a CDS encoding Amuc_1100 family pilus-like protein, which gives rise to MSWIQENKFVAGLIGVTAVVGGGILFFGNSQGNAYEEKMESFETLKGKYSTLEKSTPYPNAENRKAKEEAMATYHQAINEVRKGLNSYRPEKLETLSPEQFSDLRVDISKSLRAKFEEAGTTLPEETEFGFEKYAKSAIKSAATPKLNYQLGATQWLLSKLAETKPDALVNIVRTPLPIETGKPAAAPAPRGRNNRAGRANANRKGAQGAAPDGPYQLMPMELTFTADEAAVRDFLKEMVGSDKYFFAIRSLRVRNEKQTAPSEADANFPAPAAAPAAGDPFAGFPGLGDSANTGEGDVAAGADDAGAAPAPAANSGEQILKQVLGDESLNVHIVFDIVLLKPVSEQAAETAAN
- a CDS encoding Amuc_1098 family type IV pilus outer membrane protein yields the protein METTPTHQPTHTTLLAGNSDRGHSVLRHVSRKAAILMAVAAAMPVAIEVAHAQSSIASGEIARRSQLVVEADKALLLGRKAYAENDYEEAVKQYQQAVSLLPPGPALADRRHSYTGHLGDATVALAQKYRRVGKYNEARTMLEGVLAKDPANFAAKKQLEYLDDPIRTNPALDYQHTQNVDRVRKALYMGEGYFNLGNFDAAENEFKKVLQVDKYNTAARRWLEKIASKKSDYYRSAYDHTRAQLLSEVDRAWEMAVPPELPTARPDETPEGPAYGVQYIKQKLNNIIIPVVDFDNTTVEEALDFLRLRARELDPEPDEGRKGINFIVRKPRTDGAAAGGEADLAADAGAAAPNPANLRIKELKLRQVPLGTVLQYICDATRLRYKLDEHSVVLLPLDALEVSDLYTRSFTVPPDFISKLSGAEGGGDGGADPDPFGGGADTGGGDALKARAGAKELLLRNGVSFPDNAFANHIAATSTLLVHNTLGNLDIIEQIINNMRQGGPRQVRIMTKFIEVSQENSDELGFDWILNPVSLNGSSSFLSGGSTGNGSARSIADLGDPSILGTGATSVSNIATSGLRSGDYATTRNSIDSILNNPDRTAQTSSVAPGILSFTGLFTDGEVQMIMRGLAQKKGTDVMTAPSVLARSGEKATIEVIREFIYPTEYEPPELPNSVGVGTGDSDTGTSAAIFPVTPATPTAFETRNTGVTLEIEPTIGENNYTIDLRFAPELVEFEGFINYGSPIQSPSTDALGNPISITITENRIEMPVFSTRRVTTALTIYDGYTVAVGGLMSEDVQNVQDKVPILGDLPIIGRLFQSKSESRIKSNLIIFVTAQIIDAAGSPINNTAAPSAAGTGGAAGAPADGPGLLPTP
- a CDS encoding Amuc_1099 family pilus-like system protein, whose amino-acid sequence is MSWISENYEKAAIGGAAVVALAFGAVILKNKGAIDEAIVLPSVTPNNDVSVPGSLAIEHAQRSLSEVHEIAVGDLDGRKVDLFTGVPLFSKKDDPKNPVDLLKSSPVHAGIPNTWWIEENIDPGYADSPERDPDEDGFTNREEYTAETDPNDPAKHPNPIAKLNAVGIETTEVHLKASDFGGGQFTFKLQTKLERRVNKMPAEPIKEGTDIVFEKELMKNRFKFVRLEKKQVKKGGITTEERFWIIEDKQSNKKGVTYEIDRQGNPGIFDSTVEFQLNALGQEGETFKVPEMTRFSLPFDANATEKPYLLKSVDRINNKVEIEYTDKEGNTKTQVLDIKK
- a CDS encoding PEP-CTERM sorting domain-containing protein; protein product: MTSGELSVGTGTLQVADSSALLDGSSTSLQGVHARSDQSTYDIYSGGSSTDSDLIASPDYFTGDTFGYTGTQVIANDDIESFDGLDDDNQIVNVLNPSTTWVWENTTLSDIGLGGLSTTSEVVYTSSAGDTISFASTTSVPEPSSILMLALGAVGFTLRRRR